One region of Acropora muricata isolate sample 2 chromosome 13, ASM3666990v1, whole genome shotgun sequence genomic DNA includes:
- the LOC136896145 gene encoding transient receptor potential cation channel subfamily V member 6-like, whose protein sequence is MGSCISKVLGLATPTQKDPDEAWKRQALGGKENELYTFVDLKGSTTNTKLVEIWKNHGKEEFLRKLRDEKILSPYLYDNGIGKDVTAEELMQWREKTVPEFDKNQYELEHLPYKACWGLDHRGTLGETALHLCFLCNDATMTKIAWSLLELYPVMALDKYEGLEFYGETSVHIAIANGDLESLKLLIGQYHADVHARARGKFFMPEDSKEKMKQDTNFDGDAYYGEYPAAFAACFDHKEMYDILVKHGADPNKQDTFGNTVLHLCVIHNKIDMFLHATLRKHKIRANTETRNNLGLTPLTLAARLGRKEMFHEILEHGSIEYWSYGRMTCSGYPLDGLDSVDMNGKSDEQSALLITMNGNTSDHLDMLNSGIIYRLLEEKWKAFARGKFYRRFVFAILYLLFFSLAIYYRPRDLEFLRIETSEEIFRVIAESITVLGALIYLVLEIKDVLISQGIEAQINTLRDAPGKAIFLMSCLLVVLALPCRYLGSKDAETAMLIVAAPMAWSYLLFFCRGFEAIGPFVDMIYKMCAGDMSRFFIIYVIYLLGLAQAFLNVMGGVEGYQNEGYTIMTLMRMTFGEFDFFSFDRSRHPTLAKLLFFYFMLFVTVLLMNMLIAMMANTYQSISDRSEKEWRRQWAQIIMVLERSVKPSELKRLQDDYSVDMAKEGSNERRRGLVVIKKSSLPSKADKRRTAISNWQILGIDSIKNKLQQQATKSQLPAVTT, encoded by the exons ATGGGGAGCTGCATTAGCAAAGTGCTCGGATTAGCGACCCCGACACAAAAGGACCCTGATGAAGCATGGAAGCGCCAGGCTCTTGGCGGGAAAGAAAACGAACTTTACACATTTGTGGACCTTAAAGGTTCCACGACCAACACAAAGCTGGTTGAAATCTGGAAGAACCATGGAAAAGAAGAATTCCTCAGAAAATTGCGAGATGAAAAGATTCTTTCACCTTACTTGTACGATAATGGGATAGGAAAGGATGTAACTGCTGAAGAGTTGATGCAATGGCGAGAAAAAACAGTTCCAGAG TTCGATAAAAACCAATACGAATTAGAACACCTACCATACAAGGCTTGTTGGGGGCTGGATCATCGGGGGACGTTAGGAGAAACAGCGCTTCATCTATGCTTTCTGTGTAATGATGCAACGATGACGAAAATAGCCTGGTCTCTACTGGAGCTATATCCTGTTATGGCATTGGACAAATATGAAGGACTGGAGTTCTATG GGGAGACATCTGTACATATTGCAATAGCCAACGGAGATCTAGAGTCATTAAAGCTCCTGATTGGTCAATATCACGCAGATGTTCACGCGCGCGCAAGAGGAAAATTTTTCATGCCTGAGGACAGCAAAGAAAAGATGAAACAGGACACCAACTTTGATG GTGATGCTTATTATGGTGAGTACCCAGCAGCCTTTGCAGCATGCTTTGACCACAAAGAAATGTACGATATCCTTGTAAAGCATGGAGCCGATCCAAACAAACAGGACACATTTGGAAACACTGTGCTACATCTGTGTGTTATACACAATAAAATA GACATGTTTCTTCATGCCACTCTGAGAAAACACAAGATTCGCGCAAATACAGAAACCAGAAACAACTTGGGACTAACACCACTTACACTGGCAGCCAGGCTGGGAAGAAAAGAAATGTTCCACGAAATCCTTGAGCATGGAAGTATT GAATACTGGTCCTACGGGCGCATGACTTGTTCAGGATACCCGCTGGATGGTTTGGATTCTGTTGACATGAATGGCAAATCGG ATGAACAATCGGCGTTATTGATTACAATGAATGGAAATACAAGCGATCATTTAGATATGTTAAACAGTGGTATCATCTACAGACTTCTGGAAGAGAAATGGAAAGCTTTTGCCCGG GGCAAGTTTTACCGGCGTTTTGTGTTTGCCATCCTGTATCTGCTCTTTTTCAGTTTGGCGATTTATTATCGCCCTCGAGATCTCGAATTTTTGAGAATAGAGACCAGCGAGGAAATA TTTCGAGTCATAGCTGAAAGCATTACAGTTCTTGGTGCACTAATTTACTTGGTATTGGAGATCAAAGATGTCTTAATCAGTCAAGGAATCGAGGCCCAAATTAATACTTTG CGTGACGCTCCTGGTAAGGCAATCTTTCTCATGTCTTGTCTGCTGGTCGTCCTTGCGTTACCATGTCGTTACCTTGGAAGCAAAGATGCCGAAACTGCTATGCTCATAGTTGCTGCTCCAATGGCCTGGAGCTATCTTCTCTTTTTCTGCAG AGGATTTGAAGCAATTGGTCCGTTTGTTGACATGATCTACAAGATGTGTGCCGGAGACATGTCAAGATTTTTCATTATATACGTCATATATCTTCTTGGGCTAGCACAAG CCTTTTTAAACGTGATGGGTGGAGTCGAGGGATACCAGAACGAGGGCTACACTATTATGACTTTAATGCGCATGACATTCGGAGAGTTTGAT TTCTTCTCCTTCGATAGGTCCCGGCACCCTACGCTAGCGAAgctgttgtttttttacttcatgTTGTTCGTCACAGTTTTACTCATGAATATGTTGATAGCCATGATGGCCAACACTTATCAGAGT ATATCAGACCGCTCAGAGAAGGAATGGCGAAGACAG TGGGCGCAGATTATTATGGTGCTGGAACGCTCAGTGAAACCGTCCGAGCTGAAGAGGCTGCAAGATGATTACTCAGTCGACATGGCCAAAGAAGGATCTAACGAGAGGCGACGAGGACTCGTGGTAATAAAGAAAAGCAGTTTACCGAGCAAAGCGGATAAGCGACGGACGGCCATCTCAAATTGGCAG ATTCTGGGAATAGACTCTATCAAGAACAAACTGCAACAACAGGCCACGAAAAGCCAGCTTCCAGCAGTGACAACGTGA
- the LOC136896150 gene encoding uncharacterized protein isoform X2: protein MALLQVFLALLVLIVTADVFVSVRAKRNMQDICQNGSLTKIINASSFADWNISEVFVVSNSSECKVEQITPSCRPGFCWEHSNSTDYIMILLSSTKQGLRCLPFSSEHSIVIITNQKKIGLIRARQGNICRCSKQGVNQILAPRFCDESGTGTSRQATRHIKTTVFFVMLFLLLEVLVCSVLYIWVRHKYSQTVTAEIGNSSGSSPNVELSQIAHQPPVINREPYQALLLTNRNPRITAQNGDVLGEPDGTNIALHQGPVQNRSFGGNVFYEDHEKGVTGSNEEPMYTVSEQPVPSEKESSSSRTRQKPLDEIMGIPAHNMAPSAPKPYVGCPYRVVDVPVFTTERSNEELLPRDTHSQSDRALPGDTFEEPFYHVLENPYDTVEGCSLQDVDVDDDETV, encoded by the exons ATGGCGTTGCTTCAAGTCTTTTTAGCTTTGTTAGTTTTAATTGTAACTGCAGACGTCTTTGTCAGTGTCAGAGCGAAACGAAATATGCAAGATATTTGCCAAAACGGTTCCTTAACGAAAATCATTAATGCCTCCAGCTTTGCAGATTGGAATATCAGTGAAG TTTTTGTGGTTTCCAACAGCAGTGAATGCAAAGTGGAACAAATCACGCCATCATGTCGACCAGGATTCTGCTGGGAACACTCTAATTCAACAGATTACATCATGATTTTACTGAGTAGTACAAAGCAAGGATTAAGA TGCCTACCCTTTTCAAGTGAGCATTCCATCGTCATTATCACGAACCAGAAAAAGATTGGATTGATCAGAGCAAGACAAG GAAACATTTGTCGATGCTCCAAGCAAGGCGTCAATCAAATATTGGCGCCAAGATTCTGCGACGAGAGTGGAACGGGAACTTCAAGGCAAGCAACAAGGCATATCAAGACGactgttttctttgttatgCTGTTTTTGCTACTGGAAGTCTTAGTTTGTAGTGTTTTATACATCTGGGTGCGCCACAAATACAg CCAGACTGTGACTGCTGAAATCGGAAACTCTTCAG GTTCGTCTCCCAACGTTGAGCTGTCGCAAATTGCACATCAGCCTCCAGTCATAAATCGAGAGCCTTACCAGGCCTTATTGCTGACTAACAGGAATCCAAGAATAACTGCCCAGAATGGCGACGTTTTAGGAGAACCTGATGGCACAAATATAGCTCTCCACCAAGGTCCCGTCCAAAATAGATCTTTCGGTGGAAATGTTTTTTACGAAGACCACGAAAAGGGAGTCACAGGCTCGAACGAAGAACCAATGTATACGGTCTCTGAGCAACCAGTCCCTTCTGAGAAGGAATCCAGTTCTTCTAGAACTCGTCAAAAACCCTTGGACGAGATTATGGGAATTCCGGCCCATAATATGGCACCTTCTGCCCCTAAACCTTATGTGGGGTGTCCTTATCGTGTTGTTGATGTTCCTGTTTTTACGACAGAGCGGTCAAACGAGGAACTGCTACCTCGTGATACGCATTCTCAGTCTGACAGGGCGCTTCCTGGTGATACCTTCGAGGAACCTTTTTATCATGTCCTTGAAAACCCATATGACACCGTCGAAGGGTGCTCCCTTCAAGACgttgatgttgatgatgatgaaactGTGTAA
- the LOC136896150 gene encoding uncharacterized protein isoform X3, with product MALLQVFLALLVLIVTADVFVSVRAKRNMQDICQNGSLTKIINASSFADWNISEVFVVSNSSECKVEQITPSCRPGFCWEHSNSTDYIMILLSSTKQGLRVRTMCLPFSSEHSIVIITNQKKIGLIRARQGNICRCSKQGVNQILAPRFCDESGTGTSSQTVTAEIGNSSGSSPNVELSQIAHQPPVINREPYQALLLTNRNPRITAQNGDVLGEPDGTNIALHQGPVQNRSFGGNVFYEDHEKGVTGSNEEPMYTVSEQPVPSEKESSSSRTRQKPLDEIMGIPAHNMAPSAPKPYVGCPYRVVDVPVFTTERSNEELLPRDTHSQSDRALPGDTFEEPFYHVLENPYDTVEGCSLQDVDVDDDETV from the exons ATGGCGTTGCTTCAAGTCTTTTTAGCTTTGTTAGTTTTAATTGTAACTGCAGACGTCTTTGTCAGTGTCAGAGCGAAACGAAATATGCAAGATATTTGCCAAAACGGTTCCTTAACGAAAATCATTAATGCCTCCAGCTTTGCAGATTGGAATATCAGTGAAG TTTTTGTGGTTTCCAACAGCAGTGAATGCAAAGTGGAACAAATCACGCCATCATGTCGACCAGGATTCTGCTGGGAACACTCTAATTCAACAGATTACATCATGATTTTACTGAGTAGTACAAAGCAAGGATTAAGAGTAAGAACCATG TGCCTACCCTTTTCAAGTGAGCATTCCATCGTCATTATCACGAACCAGAAAAAGATTGGATTGATCAGAGCAAGACAAG GAAACATTTGTCGATGCTCCAAGCAAGGCGTCAATCAAATATTGGCGCCAAGATTCTGCGACGAGAGTGGAACGGGAACTTCAAG CCAGACTGTGACTGCTGAAATCGGAAACTCTTCAG GTTCGTCTCCCAACGTTGAGCTGTCGCAAATTGCACATCAGCCTCCAGTCATAAATCGAGAGCCTTACCAGGCCTTATTGCTGACTAACAGGAATCCAAGAATAACTGCCCAGAATGGCGACGTTTTAGGAGAACCTGATGGCACAAATATAGCTCTCCACCAAGGTCCCGTCCAAAATAGATCTTTCGGTGGAAATGTTTTTTACGAAGACCACGAAAAGGGAGTCACAGGCTCGAACGAAGAACCAATGTATACGGTCTCTGAGCAACCAGTCCCTTCTGAGAAGGAATCCAGTTCTTCTAGAACTCGTCAAAAACCCTTGGACGAGATTATGGGAATTCCGGCCCATAATATGGCACCTTCTGCCCCTAAACCTTATGTGGGGTGTCCTTATCGTGTTGTTGATGTTCCTGTTTTTACGACAGAGCGGTCAAACGAGGAACTGCTACCTCGTGATACGCATTCTCAGTCTGACAGGGCGCTTCCTGGTGATACCTTCGAGGAACCTTTTTATCATGTCCTTGAAAACCCATATGACACCGTCGAAGGGTGCTCCCTTCAAGACgttgatgttgatgatgatgaaactGTGTAA
- the LOC136896094 gene encoding putative uncharacterized protein DDB_G0271982, whose amino-acid sequence MENFIQLGEKFGLEGEKLLEFVREQEEKEEKRRQLEEERRLEVEEKEERRRREDEERETRRQEKELRKLEMEAELVRQKEAAEAAKREHELELARLGQGNLDDRPRDREDRAKAPKLPSFVDGKDDLDTYLQRFERFAETAKWNKIG is encoded by the coding sequence ATGGAGaattttattcaacttggagaaaagttcggactggaaggagaaaagctgcttgaatttgtccgtgagcaagaagaaaaagaagagaaacgtaggcaacttgaagaagaaagaaggcTAGAagtagaagagaaagaagaaagacgcagaagagaggacgaagaaagagaaacaaggcgacaAGAAaaagaattgaggaaattagaaatggaggcggaactcgtgagacagaaggaggctgctgaggcCGCCAAGAGGGAGCAtgaactagaacttgcccgtttaggacaaggaaatcTTGATGATCGTCCTCGTgacagagaggatcgagctaaagcacctaaactcccctcgtttgtggatgggaaggatgatctggacacatacctgcagaggttcgagagatttgcggagacagctaagtggaataaaattggatga
- the LOC136896150 gene encoding uncharacterized protein isoform X1, with amino-acid sequence MALLQVFLALLVLIVTADVFVSVRAKRNMQDICQNGSLTKIINASSFADWNISEVFVVSNSSECKVEQITPSCRPGFCWEHSNSTDYIMILLSSTKQGLRVRTMCLPFSSEHSIVIITNQKKIGLIRARQGNICRCSKQGVNQILAPRFCDESGTGTSRQATRHIKTTVFFVMLFLLLEVLVCSVLYIWVRHKYSQTVTAEIGNSSGSSPNVELSQIAHQPPVINREPYQALLLTNRNPRITAQNGDVLGEPDGTNIALHQGPVQNRSFGGNVFYEDHEKGVTGSNEEPMYTVSEQPVPSEKESSSSRTRQKPLDEIMGIPAHNMAPSAPKPYVGCPYRVVDVPVFTTERSNEELLPRDTHSQSDRALPGDTFEEPFYHVLENPYDTVEGCSLQDVDVDDDETV; translated from the exons ATGGCGTTGCTTCAAGTCTTTTTAGCTTTGTTAGTTTTAATTGTAACTGCAGACGTCTTTGTCAGTGTCAGAGCGAAACGAAATATGCAAGATATTTGCCAAAACGGTTCCTTAACGAAAATCATTAATGCCTCCAGCTTTGCAGATTGGAATATCAGTGAAG TTTTTGTGGTTTCCAACAGCAGTGAATGCAAAGTGGAACAAATCACGCCATCATGTCGACCAGGATTCTGCTGGGAACACTCTAATTCAACAGATTACATCATGATTTTACTGAGTAGTACAAAGCAAGGATTAAGAGTAAGAACCATG TGCCTACCCTTTTCAAGTGAGCATTCCATCGTCATTATCACGAACCAGAAAAAGATTGGATTGATCAGAGCAAGACAAG GAAACATTTGTCGATGCTCCAAGCAAGGCGTCAATCAAATATTGGCGCCAAGATTCTGCGACGAGAGTGGAACGGGAACTTCAAGGCAAGCAACAAGGCATATCAAGACGactgttttctttgttatgCTGTTTTTGCTACTGGAAGTCTTAGTTTGTAGTGTTTTATACATCTGGGTGCGCCACAAATACAg CCAGACTGTGACTGCTGAAATCGGAAACTCTTCAG GTTCGTCTCCCAACGTTGAGCTGTCGCAAATTGCACATCAGCCTCCAGTCATAAATCGAGAGCCTTACCAGGCCTTATTGCTGACTAACAGGAATCCAAGAATAACTGCCCAGAATGGCGACGTTTTAGGAGAACCTGATGGCACAAATATAGCTCTCCACCAAGGTCCCGTCCAAAATAGATCTTTCGGTGGAAATGTTTTTTACGAAGACCACGAAAAGGGAGTCACAGGCTCGAACGAAGAACCAATGTATACGGTCTCTGAGCAACCAGTCCCTTCTGAGAAGGAATCCAGTTCTTCTAGAACTCGTCAAAAACCCTTGGACGAGATTATGGGAATTCCGGCCCATAATATGGCACCTTCTGCCCCTAAACCTTATGTGGGGTGTCCTTATCGTGTTGTTGATGTTCCTGTTTTTACGACAGAGCGGTCAAACGAGGAACTGCTACCTCGTGATACGCATTCTCAGTCTGACAGGGCGCTTCCTGGTGATACCTTCGAGGAACCTTTTTATCATGTCCTTGAAAACCCATATGACACCGTCGAAGGGTGCTCCCTTCAAGACgttgatgttgatgatgatgaaactGTGTAA
- the LOC136896150 gene encoding uncharacterized protein isoform X4 has protein sequence MKRSLKVFVVSNSSECKVEQITPSCRPGFCWEHSNSTDYIMILLSSTKQGLRVRTMCLPFSSEHSIVIITNQKKIGLIRARQGNICRCSKQGVNQILAPRFCDESGTGTSRQATRHIKTTVFFVMLFLLLEVLVCSVLYIWVRHKYSQTVTAEIGNSSGSSPNVELSQIAHQPPVINREPYQALLLTNRNPRITAQNGDVLGEPDGTNIALHQGPVQNRSFGGNVFYEDHEKGVTGSNEEPMYTVSEQPVPSEKESSSSRTRQKPLDEIMGIPAHNMAPSAPKPYVGCPYRVVDVPVFTTERSNEELLPRDTHSQSDRALPGDTFEEPFYHVLENPYDTVEGCSLQDVDVDDDETV, from the exons ATGAAGCGCAGTTTAAAAG TTTTTGTGGTTTCCAACAGCAGTGAATGCAAAGTGGAACAAATCACGCCATCATGTCGACCAGGATTCTGCTGGGAACACTCTAATTCAACAGATTACATCATGATTTTACTGAGTAGTACAAAGCAAGGATTAAGAGTAAGAACCATG TGCCTACCCTTTTCAAGTGAGCATTCCATCGTCATTATCACGAACCAGAAAAAGATTGGATTGATCAGAGCAAGACAAG GAAACATTTGTCGATGCTCCAAGCAAGGCGTCAATCAAATATTGGCGCCAAGATTCTGCGACGAGAGTGGAACGGGAACTTCAAGGCAAGCAACAAGGCATATCAAGACGactgttttctttgttatgCTGTTTTTGCTACTGGAAGTCTTAGTTTGTAGTGTTTTATACATCTGGGTGCGCCACAAATACAg CCAGACTGTGACTGCTGAAATCGGAAACTCTTCAG GTTCGTCTCCCAACGTTGAGCTGTCGCAAATTGCACATCAGCCTCCAGTCATAAATCGAGAGCCTTACCAGGCCTTATTGCTGACTAACAGGAATCCAAGAATAACTGCCCAGAATGGCGACGTTTTAGGAGAACCTGATGGCACAAATATAGCTCTCCACCAAGGTCCCGTCCAAAATAGATCTTTCGGTGGAAATGTTTTTTACGAAGACCACGAAAAGGGAGTCACAGGCTCGAACGAAGAACCAATGTATACGGTCTCTGAGCAACCAGTCCCTTCTGAGAAGGAATCCAGTTCTTCTAGAACTCGTCAAAAACCCTTGGACGAGATTATGGGAATTCCGGCCCATAATATGGCACCTTCTGCCCCTAAACCTTATGTGGGGTGTCCTTATCGTGTTGTTGATGTTCCTGTTTTTACGACAGAGCGGTCAAACGAGGAACTGCTACCTCGTGATACGCATTCTCAGTCTGACAGGGCGCTTCCTGGTGATACCTTCGAGGAACCTTTTTATCATGTCCTTGAAAACCCATATGACACCGTCGAAGGGTGCTCCCTTCAAGACgttgatgttgatgatgatgaaactGTGTAA